The Candidatus Desulfofervidus auxilii DNA segment GGAGAAATGGGATGGGGAAGCACAGAAGGCTTTTTAGATGGAAATGGATAGTATTTTTGTTTATACTCATTTTGGTGATTACTGCAAGCATAGCAACAGTACAAGCAGCCCCGGGAGAGGCTATGGGAATGAGCCCATTGACATTTTTTATGGTATTTTTATTGGCTACCACGGTGATGGGCATTTTTGCGGTGCTGGCCGGTGTAGGTGGTGGTGTGGTATTTACGCCAATTATGATGGGATTTACCCCTGTAGACAGTTATATTATTAGAACTACAGGAATATTTATAGCTATGGCAGGCGCATTAGTGGCAGCTAGGCCTTTCTTAAGAAGAGGGATTGCTAATGTAAGATTATTATTTTATGGAGCAGTTCCTTATGCAGTATGCGCCTGTATTGGTGCACTTTTGGCAGGATATATAAAGGCTACTATGGGGATAAAAGGAGAGGCTTTTGTAAGAGGAGCGTTAGGTGTAATAGTCCTTGGTATAGCATCTTTATTTATCTTTTTTGGAAAAAGGGTAGAATATCCCGATGTTAAAGAGGTTGATAGCTTTACCGAAAGATTGGCTCTGGCTATGGGCTACTGGGAAGAATCACTTGGGAAAGTGATCAATTATAAACTTGCCAGGGCACATATAGGAGGGATTTTGTTTTGCGGTGTGGGTCTAATCTCAGGACTTTTTGGTTTAGGTGCAGGATGGGCCATGGTTCCTGTATTTAATTTGGTAATGCTTGCTCCGTTAAAGGTTGCAGCTACTTGTAGTAAAGTGATGATTGGAATAGGTGATACAGCCGCAGTG contains these protein-coding regions:
- a CDS encoding sulfite exporter TauE/SafE family protein translates to MGKHRRLFRWKWIVFLFILILVITASIATVQAAPGEAMGMSPLTFFMVFLLATTVMGIFAVLAGVGGGVVFTPIMMGFTPVDSYIIRTTGIFIAMAGALVAARPFLRRGIANVRLLFYGAVPYAVCACIGALLAGYIKATMGIKGEAFVRGALGVIVLGIASLFIFFGKRVEYPDVKEVDSFTERLALAMGYWEESLGKVINYKLARAHIGGILFCGVGLISGLFGLGAGWAMVPVFNLVMLAPLKVAATCSKVMIGIGDTAAVWPYIMGGGMFPLFGVPCMIGLIVGTLIGARIMLMIKAGFIRWLIIIVMIGAGVRLLMKAIQMWP